A stretch of Oncorhynchus gorbuscha isolate QuinsamMale2020 ecotype Even-year linkage group LG24, OgorEven_v1.0, whole genome shotgun sequence DNA encodes these proteins:
- the LOC124012917 gene encoding scrapie-responsive protein 1-like yields MKALLIAAILLVGLLAMGSEAIPSNRWSCYKKVLKDRDCRNVGISNGVATMRPIDSLQNHFWEGNKCDMVCYCNFSELLCCPRDVFFGPKISFIIPCKTI; encoded by the exons ATGAAGGCACTACTCATTGCTGCAATTCTCTTGGTTGGACTGTTGGCAATGGGCAGCGAGGCCATTCCATCAAACCGCTGGTCCTGCTACAAGAAAGTCTTGAAGGACAGGGACTGTCGCAATGTTGGCATCTCCAACGGAGTTGCGACCATGCGACCCATCGATTCCCTGCAGAACCATTTCTGGGAGGGGAACAAATGCGACATGGTGTGCTACTGTAACTTCAGTGAGCTCCTCTGCTGCCCAAG GGATGTCTTCTTTGGACCCAAAATCTCCTTTATAATTCCATGCAAAACCATCTGA
- the LOC124012086 gene encoding high mobility group protein B2-like, which translates to MPGKDPNKPKGKTSSYAFFVATCREEHKKKHPGTSVNFSEFSKKCSERWRTMSAKEKVKFEDMAKGDKVRYDKDMKGYVPPKGSKAAGKRKKDPNAPKRPPSAFFVFCAEHRGRIKADNPGMGIGDIAKQLGLLWGKQTPKDKQPHEAKAAKLKEKYEKDVAAYKAKGGAGATAKSGPGRPAVGKKAAPMDDDDDDDDEEEDDDEEEDDDEDDD; encoded by the exons ATGCCGGGTAAAGATCCTAATAAGCCGAAGGGAAAGACTTCTTCCTATGCGTTCTTTGTTGCGACGTGCCGGGAAGAACACAAGAAAAAACACCCAGGAACTTCAGTGAACTTTTCCGAGTTCTCAAAGAAATGctcagagaggtggagg ACCATGTCTGCAAAAGAGAAGGTGAAGTTTGAGGACATGGCCAAGGGTGACAAAGTCCGTTATGACAAGGACATGAAGGGTTATGTGCCCCCCAAGGGATCTAAGGCAGCAGGAAAGAGAAAGAAGGACCCCAATGCCCCCAAGAGGCCACC TTCTGCATTTTTCGTGTTCTGTGCTGAACACCGTGGAAGAATCAAGGCTGATAACCCAGGCATGGGCATTGGAGACATCGCCAAGCAGCTGGGTCTGCTGTGGGGCAAGCAGACTCCCAAAGACAAGCAGCCACACGAAGCAAAGGCCGCCAAGCTGAAGGAGAAGTATGAGAAG GATGTTGCTGCCTACAAGGCTAAGGGAGGCGCAGGTGCAACTGCTAAGAGTGGCCCCGGCAGGCCAGCTGTTGGCAAGAAGGCAGCGCCCatggatgatgatgacgatgatgatgacgaagaggaggatgatgatgaggaagaggatgatgacGAGGATGACGACTAA